In Anaerolineales bacterium, the following proteins share a genomic window:
- a CDS encoding ABC transporter substrate-binding protein: MKTKSFYHLLSLLIALSVALAACAPQQATQAPTEPPVAATDEPAATAAPTDEPAAPATTRHGGWLDEIDVSVVTGDSAISQIKAGAIDFFSFNLASDVYPAIKEAGLQTTQSLGGYYGISLNPAVLTDASRLNPFSNRKIRESLNWLLDRNYLNQEIYAGGSLPRLLPITTELVEYTNLIDTARALESKYAFNPERAKAVVDVEMPGMGAELGADGKWQFNGAPVTLIFLIRSDGDGTRQPMGDYVSNQLESLGFTVDRQYKTASEAFPIWQGTTASDGQWHLYTAGYGVSGLGSLRDESGNIQQSYLNTSIQASEPFISNVSDPEFQKLGDDLAQGNYDSKEERDAMMARALELSMEDSLFVWLIDQKTYAPYANNVQVTFDLATGPESTNVGPYNLRFKDQEGGTMRVGTNDLFTEPWNPVAGSNWIWDANVMRATTMGTSNSGGGGGLMADPYTGLAYPQRIASAELVYKEGLPINQNLDWLTVTAVPQVDVPDDAWIDWDATEQRFITVGEKYPDGLTANVKSVVVYPDDLFETVKWHDGSPISVGDFVMNLIQGFDPGKKESPIYDESLALSIDAGLVAFKGYRITSTDPLTIESYTDAYLSDAELNIAPLWPQSAFGLSGENSWQMLAVSNLAEAAGEITYSEDKAALLEVEQMSWVGGPSLEVLAKYLDQAAGESYIPFAPTMSQYVTKEEADLRYANLKQWYEDHGHFWVGTGPYYLDKVFTTEKTAVLKNNADFVDLADRWAQFSEPKRATTLLDGPGQVKVGEEAVFDVTINFKDEPYLLSDIERVKYILYDTTGAVVSVGNATPVADGQYQVTLSSAETAKLVTGSARLEVAVVPIPVAIPSFTSFDFVAVP; this comes from the coding sequence ATGAAAACCAAAAGTTTCTATCATCTATTGAGCCTGCTGATCGCTCTAAGTGTTGCGCTCGCGGCGTGCGCGCCGCAACAGGCAACGCAGGCTCCAACAGAACCGCCCGTCGCAGCCACCGATGAACCGGCGGCGACAGCCGCGCCTACGGATGAACCGGCTGCGCCCGCCACTACTCGTCACGGCGGTTGGCTGGATGAGATTGACGTTTCTGTTGTAACTGGCGATTCTGCCATTTCACAGATCAAAGCCGGCGCGATTGATTTCTTTTCGTTCAATCTTGCATCCGACGTGTACCCCGCCATCAAAGAGGCTGGTTTACAGACGACCCAATCTCTTGGCGGTTACTATGGCATCAGTCTGAATCCGGCTGTTCTTACCGACGCGAGCCGCCTGAATCCGTTCTCGAATCGCAAGATTCGCGAATCGCTGAATTGGTTGCTCGACCGTAATTACTTGAATCAGGAGATTTACGCCGGCGGTTCGCTGCCTCGGCTTCTGCCGATCACCACGGAGTTGGTGGAATATACCAACCTGATTGACACTGCCCGCGCGCTGGAAAGCAAGTATGCCTTTAATCCGGAGCGCGCCAAGGCTGTAGTTGACGTCGAAATGCCGGGCATGGGCGCGGAACTTGGCGCTGATGGCAAATGGCAATTCAACGGCGCGCCCGTAACGCTGATCTTCCTCATCCGCTCCGATGGCGATGGCACGCGCCAGCCGATGGGCGATTATGTGTCGAATCAATTGGAGAGCCTCGGCTTCACCGTAGACCGTCAGTACAAGACCGCCTCCGAAGCCTTCCCGATCTGGCAGGGAACGACTGCGTCTGATGGGCAGTGGCATTTGTATACCGCCGGCTATGGCGTTTCGGGTCTCGGTTCACTGCGCGATGAGAGCGGCAACATTCAGCAAAGTTATTTGAACACGAGTATTCAAGCCAGCGAGCCGTTCATTTCGAACGTGTCCGATCCCGAGTTCCAAAAACTTGGCGATGATCTCGCACAAGGCAACTACGACTCAAAAGAAGAGCGCGATGCCATGATGGCGCGTGCGCTCGAACTTTCGATGGAAGATTCCTTGTTTGTCTGGTTAATTGACCAGAAAACATATGCGCCTTATGCCAACAATGTGCAGGTGACGTTCGATCTTGCTACGGGTCCTGAATCGACAAATGTCGGTCCATACAACCTGCGCTTCAAGGATCAAGAAGGCGGCACAATGCGGGTTGGCACGAACGATCTGTTCACCGAACCGTGGAATCCGGTAGCAGGCAGTAACTGGATTTGGGACGCGAACGTGATGCGCGCCACCACGATGGGAACCTCGAACAGCGGCGGAGGCGGCGGTCTAATGGCGGACCCATACACGGGTCTCGCGTATCCGCAGCGCATTGCCAGCGCGGAACTGGTGTACAAGGAAGGTTTGCCGATCAACCAGAATTTGGATTGGTTGACCGTGACCGCCGTGCCGCAAGTAGATGTTCCCGATGACGCGTGGATTGATTGGGACGCGACCGAACAGCGCTTCATCACGGTCGGTGAAAAATATCCAGATGGACTCACCGCCAACGTCAAGAGCGTGGTGGTGTATCCCGACGATCTGTTTGAAACCGTCAAGTGGCACGATGGAAGCCCGATATCGGTTGGCGATTTTGTGATGAATTTGATCCAGGGTTTCGACCCTGGTAAAAAAGAAAGCCCGATCTACGATGAATCACTTGCCTTAAGCATTGACGCCGGGTTGGTGGCTTTCAAAGGATATCGCATCACATCCACAGATCCGCTGACTATCGAATCCTATACTGACGCCTATCTATCAGATGCTGAGTTGAACATCGCGCCTTTGTGGCCCCAGTCAGCATTTGGACTTTCCGGCGAGAATAGCTGGCAGATGCTGGCGGTCAGTAATTTGGCTGAAGCGGCTGGAGAGATCACATATTCGGAAGACAAAGCCGCGCTGCTCGAAGTGGAACAAATGAGTTGGGTGGGTGGACCCAGCCTAGAAGTCCTTGCGAAGTATTTGGATCAAGCGGCAGGCGAGTCATACATTCCATTTGCGCCGACGATGAGCCAATATGTGACCAAGGAAGAGGCTGATCTGCGTTATGCCAATCTCAAGCAATGGTACGAAGATCACGGTCACTTCTGGGTTGGCACAGGTCCCTACTATCTCGACAAGGTCTTTACCACCGAGAAGACGGCTGTATTGAAGAACAACGCAGACTTTGTTGATCTGGCGGATCGCTGGGCTCAATTCAGCGAGCCGAAGCGGGCGACGACTCTGCTGGATGGGCCGGGGCAGGTGAAAGTTGGAGAAGAAGCGGTCTTCGATGTCACCATCAATTTCAAAGACGAGCCGTATCTCTTGTCGGATATCGAGCGCGTCAAGTACATCTTGTACGATACGACCGGCGCAGTCGTGTCTGTTGGCAATGCGACACCGGTTGCCGACGGTCAATATCAAGTCACGTTGAGTTCGGCTGAAACGGCGAAGCTAGTCACCGGGTCGGCAAGACTTGAAGTGGCAGTGGTGCCGATCCCCGTTGCGATTCCATCGTTCACATCGTTCGATTTTGTGGCGGTCCCGTAA
- a CDS encoding DUF2087 domain-containing protein, translating to MDTPPQVMDFVKAMASAERLRVIGVLARGRATQAEIAEQLHVPARDAFERLSFLVEVGVVTESDGVYDLNEKAIESLARGQFEGKRPIYEAKEEKQEDVRKVLKIFLNADGTIKQIPLEDKKLVIILNYVLPAFALDATYTEKEVNTLLRRFHTDTATLRRAFIDQGLLARESDGSKYWRVKNG from the coding sequence ATGGACACCCCGCCCCAAGTAATGGACTTTGTCAAAGCGATGGCGTCAGCCGAACGGTTGCGTGTAATCGGCGTGTTGGCGCGCGGACGGGCGACTCAGGCTGAGATCGCCGAGCAACTCCACGTCCCGGCGCGGGATGCGTTTGAGCGTCTCTCTTTTTTAGTTGAAGTCGGCGTTGTGACCGAATCTGATGGCGTTTATGATTTGAACGAGAAAGCTATCGAGTCGCTGGCGCGTGGACAGTTCGAAGGCAAACGCCCAATCTACGAAGCGAAAGAAGAAAAACAGGAGGATGTCCGCAAAGTGTTGAAGATATTTCTCAATGCCGATGGGACGATCAAGCAGATTCCATTGGAGGATAAGAAACTGGTCATCATCTTGAACTATGTATTGCCTGCCTTCGCCCTTGACGCGACGTACACCGAAAAAGAAGTGAATACCCTCCTCCGCCGTTTCCACACAGACACCGCGACCCTGCGCCGCGCGTTTATTGATCAAGGTCTGCTTGCGCGCGAGAGCGATGGGTCAAAGTATTGGAGAGTAAAAAATGGATAA
- a CDS encoding two-component regulator propeller domain-containing protein, translating into MFRNRIRWFVCVLGICFLLLQTSCGGMATPPAALQTEPPAASLPPVPNRVSPESLPEICNCVLRFDTVSIEQGLSQSSVRVVFQDSRGFLWFGTEDGLNRYDGYNFKVFKRDPSNPKSISDGWITAITEDQNGYIWVGTRLGGLNRYDPSNGEFSQYQHNDDDPTSLIGDQVTALLVDSENRLWIGTMSGLDRLDANTRYIRHFPSMVAPATADSEVLENPEFEASPQTPSIQINQTIKSEKLSSKAISTLYQDSSGQIWIGTYDGGLNMLNKNSGLFTHYQPIASNPMSIISNTITAIAEDAEGNLWIGTPKGLNLFDRRVGWFKSFVHDPDDVRTIADNSINVITTDSTGNLWIGTSNGLDRLSKDQTYFVHYKNDPSFARSLSSNYILSIFEDRGGVLWFGAYGGGVNRYDRQRDRFAYFRHDPENPNSLSGNLIFPIEVDAQGYAWIGSNGLNRFHWQTGENTRYEYDPENPDSLSSNQVRAILEDSQGALWIGTNNGLDRFNPEQNTFEHFRRDLANPDTIGSNLIYSIFEDSKEQLWIGISSGLDRFNKESNTFTHFRPYADEPTSLSGNRPVAIAEDRDGFLWVGTSESGLNRMDPKTNEFTHYRHDPKDPNSLSSDSILSIYQDTKGRIWIGTAGSGLNLYMPETNSFSHYVEKNGLPNGFIYGILEDGEGRLWMSTNFGISRFDPDTETFRNYDAGDGLQSNEFDSSAYAKGKDGEFYFGGVNGLTVFDPLAITDNQYLPPVALTTLNQEDQSIAANSSVETLKSIVITWPQNSFEFEFTALSYNQPGKNLYAYTLEGFDASWHFIGTKRDGRYTNLPGGNYTLLLKAANSDGVWNETPTRVSVTVIPPFWQTTWFRILLGLGAALAVVGGVGLRTKTMQDRNRQLERLVRERTSALEKRNQEIQALYQADERILRNVSLQQVFQTLVDVAVDTLNADRSVVFAWDEKQTKVIPRVSRGFSPETLKLLEFTKGEGIVGKVLETGEPAVIRQLELHDLRADIREAIIAEGIRSFVHLPIVVDNKIVGVFNIGFTKPNLIGDDTTRLFSALTQRASLSIANMELFEQTKDLAVMEERNRLARDLHDSAKQKAFAALAQLGTARGILNGNGNSASLHLIEAENLVSDVIQELTFLVQEIYPIALQEKGLGPALRDYIYEWENRNDTTVQLIHRNARRLPLDMEQALYRVTQEALANVARHSRARRVDIALVYNSDSVQLSLSDDGCGFDANTKSYGMGLRSIRERVSSIRGTLQIQSAPGHGTRILIQAPIKN; encoded by the coding sequence ATGTTCAGAAATCGGATTCGATGGTTTGTTTGCGTGCTAGGGATATGTTTCCTCCTCTTGCAGACTTCCTGCGGAGGGATGGCAACGCCTCCAGCCGCGCTTCAAACTGAACCGCCTGCCGCCAGCCTGCCCCCCGTCCCGAACCGGGTCTCGCCGGAATCCCTGCCGGAGATCTGCAACTGCGTCCTGCGTTTCGACACCGTCAGCATCGAACAAGGACTATCCCAAAGTTCTGTGCGCGTCGTCTTTCAAGACAGCCGCGGCTTCCTTTGGTTCGGCACCGAAGACGGACTCAACCGCTACGACGGTTACAACTTCAAGGTCTTCAAGCGCGACCCCAGTAATCCAAAGAGTATCAGCGACGGGTGGATCACAGCCATCACCGAAGATCAAAATGGTTACATCTGGGTCGGCACTCGGCTGGGCGGTTTGAACCGTTACGATCCATCTAATGGTGAGTTTTCCCAATATCAACATAACGACGACGATCCGACCAGCCTGATCGGCGATCAGGTCACCGCTCTACTGGTAGACAGCGAGAACCGGCTCTGGATTGGAACCATGAGCGGGCTTGATCGTCTCGATGCAAATACGCGATACATTCGGCATTTTCCCTCTATGGTCGCGCCGGCGACTGCCGATAGCGAAGTGCTTGAAAATCCCGAATTTGAAGCCAGCCCCCAGACGCCTTCGATTCAGATCAACCAAACAATCAAATCGGAAAAATTAAGCAGTAAAGCGATCAGCACGCTCTATCAGGATTCAAGTGGACAGATTTGGATCGGCACATACGACGGCGGGTTGAACATGCTCAACAAAAACTCCGGGTTGTTTACGCACTATCAACCTATTGCTTCAAACCCCATGAGCATCATCAGCAATACCATCACAGCCATTGCGGAGGATGCGGAGGGGAACTTATGGATCGGCACGCCCAAGGGATTAAATCTATTCGACAGAAGGGTCGGTTGGTTCAAATCGTTCGTACACGATCCCGACGACGTACGTACGATCGCGGATAATTCGATCAACGTCATTACAACTGACAGCACTGGGAATCTTTGGATCGGCACGTCCAACGGGTTGGATCGCTTAAGCAAGGATCAGACCTATTTCGTGCACTACAAGAACGACCCATCGTTCGCGCGCAGTTTAAGCAGTAACTATATTCTCTCGATCTTCGAAGACCGCGGCGGCGTGCTTTGGTTTGGCGCCTACGGCGGAGGCGTGAACCGCTACGACCGTCAACGCGACCGCTTCGCCTACTTTCGGCACGACCCTGAAAACCCCAACAGCCTGAGCGGAAATCTCATCTTTCCCATTGAGGTAGATGCGCAGGGATATGCCTGGATCGGAAGCAACGGACTAAACCGCTTCCATTGGCAGACCGGAGAAAATACTCGCTACGAATACGATCCCGAAAACCCGGACAGCCTGAGTTCGAACCAAGTCAGAGCGATTCTGGAGGATAGCCAAGGCGCCTTGTGGATCGGAACGAATAACGGGCTCGACCGATTCAACCCAGAACAAAATACGTTCGAACATTTCCGCCGCGACCTCGCCAACCCCGATACGATCGGCTCGAATTTGATCTATTCGATATTCGAGGATAGCAAAGAACAACTGTGGATCGGCATCTCCTCCGGGCTCGATCGCTTCAACAAGGAGAGCAACACCTTCACCCACTTCCGCCCATACGCAGACGAACCAACCTCACTCAGCGGAAATAGACCCGTGGCAATCGCCGAAGACCGGGATGGCTTCCTATGGGTCGGCACTTCTGAAAGCGGTTTGAACCGCATGGATCCGAAAACAAACGAGTTCACCCACTATCGTCACGATCCAAAAGATCCGAACAGCCTAAGCAGCGACTCCATCTTATCCATTTATCAAGATACCAAAGGAAGGATCTGGATCGGAACCGCCGGCTCGGGATTGAACCTTTACATGCCAGAGACCAATTCGTTCAGCCACTACGTGGAAAAGAACGGGCTTCCCAACGGGTTCATCTACGGCATTCTCGAAGATGGCGAGGGGCGCTTGTGGATGAGCACCAACTTCGGCATTTCACGGTTTGACCCGGATACCGAGACCTTCCGCAACTACGATGCCGGTGATGGCTTGCAAAGCAACGAATTCGACTCCAGCGCGTATGCCAAAGGCAAAGATGGCGAATTCTACTTCGGCGGCGTCAACGGGCTCACAGTCTTCGACCCTCTCGCAATTACTGATAACCAGTATCTGCCTCCGGTCGCGTTGACAACCTTGAATCAAGAAGATCAATCCATCGCCGCCAACTCCAGCGTGGAAACGCTGAAAAGCATCGTTATCACATGGCCCCAAAATTCGTTCGAGTTCGAATTCACCGCGCTCAGTTACAACCAGCCGGGAAAAAATCTCTACGCCTACACCCTCGAAGGCTTCGATGCCAGCTGGCATTTCATCGGAACAAAACGCGACGGACGATACACCAACCTACCCGGCGGAAATTACACATTGTTGTTAAAAGCCGCCAACAGTGACGGAGTGTGGAACGAAACTCCAACTCGCGTATCGGTCACGGTCATTCCGCCGTTCTGGCAGACGACGTGGTTCCGCATCCTTCTCGGACTTGGGGCTGCGCTCGCCGTAGTCGGCGGAGTCGGCTTGCGGACAAAAACCATGCAAGACCGCAACCGGCAATTGGAACGCCTCGTCCGTGAGCGCACCAGCGCGCTCGAAAAACGCAATCAAGAGATCCAAGCGCTCTATCAAGCGGATGAACGCATCCTTCGCAACGTGAGCCTTCAGCAGGTTTTTCAAACGCTTGTAGATGTGGCAGTAGACACGCTCAACGCCGATCGCAGTGTAGTCTTCGCATGGGATGAAAAACAGACCAAGGTAATTCCCCGGGTGAGCCGCGGCTTCTCGCCCGAAACTCTCAAACTTTTGGAATTCACCAAAGGCGAAGGCATCGTCGGCAAAGTGCTTGAAACCGGCGAGCCTGCGGTGATCAGACAACTCGAACTGCACGACCTCCGCGCTGACATTCGCGAAGCGATCATCGCGGAGGGTATCCGCTCGTTTGTCCACCTCCCCATCGTTGTAGATAATAAGATCGTGGGGGTGTTCAATATTGGCTTCACCAAACCGAACCTGATCGGCGACGATACCACGCGGCTGTTCTCCGCACTCACCCAGCGCGCCTCGCTTTCGATCGCCAACATGGAGCTCTTCGAACAGACCAAAGACCTCGCCGTGATGGAGGAAAGAAACCGCCTCGCCCGCGACCTGCACGACTCGGCAAAGCAAAAAGCCTTCGCGGCTCTTGCCCAATTGGGAACCGCCCGCGGTATCCTAAACGGCAACGGCAACTCGGCGTCTCTGCACCTGATCGAAGCGGAGAATCTCGTCAGCGATGTGATTCAGGAACTCACGTTCCTCGTGCAGGAGATCTACCCGATCGCGCTTCAAGAAAAGGGACTGGGACCGGCGCTGCGCGATTACATCTATGAATGGGAAAACCGCAACGATACCACAGTGCAACTCATTCATCGTAACGCCCGCCGCCTACCTCTGGATATGGAACAGGCGTTATATCGGGTGACACAAGAAGCGCTGGCGAATGTGGCGCGTCACAGCCGCGCCCGCCGCGTGGATATTGCCCTCGTGTACAATAGCGACTCCGTGCAACTGTCTCTTTCCGACGACGGTTGCGGGTTCGATGCCAATACCAAATCGTACGGCATGGGCTTGCGGTCCATCCGTGAACGCGTCAGCAGTATCCGTGGAACATTGCAGATCCAGAGCGCGCCGGGGCACGGCACGCGGATCTTGATACAAGCGCCAATCAAAAACTAG
- a CDS encoding branched-chain amino acid transaminase, whose product MDLSKHTYFEGKIIPLSEAKVSIAAHAFLYGTSVFGGMRAYWNEEKKRLFVFRPYDHFRRLLHSARMMAMQTSYDEESLIQITLDLLRTDNWKQDVYFRPTFYKADLGIGVRLHDVADDFCIFVMAYEKYVKNDSNAHVTFSSWRRIDDNVIPARGKVAGAYANSALIKSDAVRAGFDEALVLDQNGHVSEGSAMNVFMVRDGVLVTPPVTDNILEGITRKTVIELARRELGIDVVERSIDRTEVFAAEEMFFTGTAAGITGITKVDYRPIGRGEMGPVATKLRTLYEDTVRARVPKYEHWNVAV is encoded by the coding sequence GTGGATCTCTCGAAACACACATATTTTGAGGGTAAGATCATCCCTTTGTCGGAAGCAAAAGTCAGCATCGCCGCACATGCATTCCTTTACGGCACATCGGTTTTTGGAGGCATGCGGGCTTATTGGAACGAAGAGAAGAAACGTCTCTTCGTTTTTCGTCCCTATGATCATTTCCGCCGTTTGTTACATTCCGCGCGCATGATGGCGATGCAAACGAGTTATGACGAGGAGAGCCTGATTCAGATCACGCTCGATCTTTTACGGACGGACAACTGGAAACAAGACGTGTACTTTCGCCCCACCTTTTACAAAGCGGATCTAGGAATCGGCGTGCGGCTTCACGATGTGGCCGACGATTTCTGCATCTTCGTCATGGCGTATGAAAAATATGTGAAGAACGATTCGAACGCGCACGTTACATTTTCATCGTGGCGGCGCATTGACGACAACGTAATTCCCGCGCGCGGCAAGGTGGCGGGCGCGTACGCCAACTCGGCGCTGATAAAATCGGACGCGGTGCGCGCCGGATTCGATGAAGCGCTTGTGCTCGACCAAAACGGACACGTTTCGGAAGGTTCGGCAATGAATGTGTTCATGGTGCGCGACGGCGTGCTCGTCACACCTCCCGTAACCGATAACATTCTCGAAGGTATCACACGCAAAACAGTGATCGAACTCGCTCGGCGGGAATTGGGCATTGACGTTGTCGAACGATCCATTGACCGGACGGAAGTGTTCGCCGCGGAGGAAATGTTCTTCACAGGGACTGCCGCCGGCATTACAGGCATTACAAAAGTTGACTACCGCCCCATCGGTAGAGGCGAGATGGGACCCGTAGCGACAAAGTTGCGAACTTTATACGAAGATACAGTCCGCGCAAGAGTTCCAAAATACGAACATTGGAATGTGGCAGTATAA
- a CDS encoding response regulator transcription factor produces MGSKHDNRISVIIVDDHEVVRNGIRSYIETVKDFQVVAEAASGEAALELVSDHIPDIVLLDLIMPGMDGVETTRRIKQISPRTQVVVLTSYHEDAHIFPALKAGAISYILKDMKMEKLVEALHRAAQKEVTLHPLVAARVLQNIRSENGEEQPLFTELTERELDVLRLIANGMTNSQIAEKLVISENTVKGHVSNILSKLHLADRTQVAVYAWQKGLVRR; encoded by the coding sequence ATGGGTTCAAAACATGATAATCGTATCAGTGTCATTATCGTTGACGATCACGAAGTCGTTAGGAACGGTATTCGGTCGTATATCGAAACGGTAAAGGATTTTCAGGTAGTCGCCGAGGCGGCTTCCGGCGAAGCGGCTTTGGAACTCGTTTCGGATCACATCCCCGACATCGTTTTGCTCGACCTGATCATGCCCGGCATGGACGGGGTGGAAACCACGCGGCGCATCAAACAGATCAGTCCGCGCACACAGGTCGTAGTGCTTACCTCGTATCATGAAGACGCGCATATTTTTCCGGCGTTGAAAGCGGGCGCGATCTCGTATATTTTGAAAGATATGAAAATGGAAAAACTGGTCGAAGCGTTGCACCGCGCCGCGCAGAAGGAAGTGACGCTTCATCCGCTTGTGGCGGCGCGTGTGCTGCAAAACATCCGCAGTGAGAACGGCGAGGAACAGCCGCTATTCACCGAACTGACCGAACGCGAACTCGATGTGCTGCGCCTGATCGCCAACGGCATGACCAACAGCCAGATCGCGGAAAAATTGGTCATCAGCGAGAACACCGTCAAGGGACACGTGAGCAACATCCTTAGCAAACTGCACCTCGCCGACAGAACTCAAGTCGCGGTATATGCATGGCAAAAGGGGTTGGTTAGACGGTAG
- a CDS encoding peptidylprolyl isomerase, protein MIQCRQKNIWILLTLALGLSACASVSTVPPAPSPSATYTPLPPTATSEPLALTVNGEGVTVVEFDSDVQDYIAAQAALGNTVDSSAATSAVIDDLVAQLLLAQAARANGFELDDPALQARIDALAQQLGGADALEAWKNAHGYGESAFQSALKRAVESAWMRDKIISSVPVAAEQVHLQQILLYNEDTARSFLLQLNGGADFDDLAYKADPVTRGDLGWVPRGYLLEPSIEDAAFNLNEGEHSDVIATEVGFHILRILARDPARPLSPDAMLALQERTLKDWVEQERGKADIVLAPH, encoded by the coding sequence ATGATTCAATGCCGCCAAAAAAACATTTGGATATTATTAACCCTCGCGCTCGGACTCTCCGCGTGCGCTTCTGTTTCGACGGTTCCGCCTGCTCCTTCCCCGTCAGCGACATACACACCCCTGCCGCCTACCGCTACCTCCGAACCTCTCGCATTGACCGTCAATGGCGAAGGCGTCACCGTCGTCGAATTTGATTCGGATGTGCAGGATTACATCGCCGCGCAAGCCGCGTTGGGCAATACAGTTGACTCGTCAGCGGCAACCAGCGCGGTGATTGACGATCTCGTGGCGCAATTGCTCCTCGCGCAAGCCGCGCGCGCCAATGGATTCGAGTTGGATGACCCCGCGTTGCAGGCGCGCATAGACGCGCTGGCGCAACAACTCGGCGGGGCGGACGCGCTCGAAGCGTGGAAAAACGCGCACGGGTACGGCGAGTCAGCCTTCCAGTCCGCGTTGAAGCGTGCGGTCGAATCCGCTTGGATGCGTGACAAAATCATTTCATCCGTGCCTGTTGCGGCGGAGCAAGTCCACCTCCAGCAGATTTTGCTCTATAATGAAGATACGGCGCGGAGTTTTCTGCTCCAGTTAAACGGCGGAGCGGATTTCGACGATCTGGCTTACAAGGCAGATCCCGTGACGCGCGGCGATCTCGGCTGGGTGCCGCGAGGGTATTTGCTGGAGCCTTCGATCGAGGATGCCGCGTTCAACCTGAACGAGGGTGAACATAGCGACGTGATCGCGACTGAGGTCGGTTTTCACATTTTGAGAATTTTGGCGCGCGACCCGGCGCGTCCCCTTTCGCCTGATGCAATGTTGGCGTTACAGGAACGGACGCTGAAGGATTGGGTCGAGCAGGAACGCGGCAAGGCAGACATTGTCCTTGCGCCACATTAG
- a CDS encoding GIY-YIG nuclease family protein yields the protein MDKPLKSRKEIHREYAERVKPAGVYQVKNLTSGKVLLGSSLNLEGPLNRHKFMLKIGSHPNKALQKDWDELGPEQFSFDILEEVQRKTDPSFNLKDELELLEMIWLEKVQPFRERCYNINERIREA from the coding sequence ATGGATAAACCGTTGAAGTCGAGAAAGGAAATTCATAGGGAGTATGCGGAGCGGGTCAAGCCGGCTGGCGTCTATCAGGTGAAGAATTTGACCAGCGGTAAAGTCCTTTTAGGAAGCAGTTTGAACTTGGAAGGACCTTTGAACCGCCATAAATTCATGCTCAAGATCGGCAGTCACCCGAATAAAGCCCTGCAAAAAGACTGGGACGAATTAGGTCCCGAACAATTTTCTTTCGACATTTTGGAAGAAGTGCAGAGAAAAACCGACCCGAGCTTTAATTTGAAAGATGAATTGGAATTGTTAGAAATGATCTGGCTGGAGAAAGTACAGCCATTTCGAGAACGTTGTTACAACATCAATGAACGGATTCGTGAAGCATGA
- a CDS encoding metalloregulator ArsR/SmtB family transcription factor, whose product MSEELVSFFKALADSNRLKIVGLLAEKPYSVEELAALLKLKPSTVSHHLARLTEAKLVTSRGESYYTVYQLDRKMLEEKSRSMFSRDELSTVVAEVDADAYDKKVIKDYSRRDGSLKTLPSQRKKFEAVLRYVVQAFEAGKRYSEKRVNEILSQYHEDTALLRRELVGAGLMKREGGGGEYWRV is encoded by the coding sequence ATGAGCGAAGAACTTGTTTCCTTTTTCAAAGCCCTGGCAGATTCGAATCGACTGAAGATCGTCGGTCTGCTGGCTGAAAAACCGTACAGTGTGGAGGAACTTGCCGCGCTTTTGAAGCTTAAACCTTCCACGGTGTCGCACCATCTAGCGCGGCTCACGGAAGCGAAGTTGGTCACATCACGCGGCGAAAGTTATTACACGGTCTATCAATTGGATCGAAAAATGCTGGAGGAAAAATCGAGGAGCATGTTCTCGCGGGATGAACTTTCTACCGTAGTTGCGGAGGTGGATGCAGATGCTTACGATAAAAAGGTGATCAAAGATTATTCGCGTCGTGATGGCAGTTTGAAAACACTCCCTTCGCAACGCAAAAAGTTCGAAGCGGTCCTGCGTTATGTAGTTCAAGCATTCGAGGCGGGGAAGCGTTACAGCGAAAAGCGCGTGAATGAGATTTTGTCTCAGTATCACGAAGATACGGCGTTGTTGCGCCGCGAACTAGTCGGCGCGGGGTTGATGAAACGCGAAGGCGGCGGGGGAGAGTATTGGAGAGTCTAA